In Pseudoalteromonas carrageenovora IAM 12662, the following proteins share a genomic window:
- the recC gene encoding exodeoxyribonuclease V subunit gamma — protein MLNIIQSNRMEALQAQFHKLLKVSPLQSPFDKEVVLVQSPGMSQWLKIGLSEHLGIAAQVDFPLPSSFIWQLYQQLLPNVPKESAFNKPNLAWKLFAILPNCIDEPLYLPLKTYLEGDIDGQKTFALCEKIADVYDQYLMYRPHWIATWDSGKDELEDVDVNIAPWQSDLWRRIVKLSKELGQSQFHRANMQGQLLAALETMDDSLLPKRISLFGISAIASSQLEVFEALSKKTDVFLFFFNPSEHYWGDIIDEKTAAKIAAKYAKMPLIEAQQKKQTNPDEEYYFIGNPLLSSWGKLGRDYFEQLVQLDARWIDGFIDVFDDTLLGQVQSEIYQLAFKGESLTDNKEWFINDEGKLPISANDTSITLSDCHTPLREVERLHDYLLNLFNQNPALTPKDIIVMMPDVGTYSPYIEAVFGGAQGSRYIPYALADLAIEQEKPVLSSFASLANLPFSRFGVSDILDLLQVTQIAEKFGLEAHEYEQIQYWLERVGVKWGINAEHKSSFDLPAIDLNTWQHGLNRLLLGIAQRDEQCPFNGIYSADEVEGMALDTLNKLVDFIDVLQNFKEQLTPDDTLTNKALILSELLNAIYESESDDSWDLLVLQKVLEELQKHHDNGDYSQTVSQRIVSYLIKQGIQEKGVGQRFLVGQVNFCTLMPMRAVPFKVVCMLGLNDADYPRNVQPIGFDLVPYSKKQKGDRSRKLDDRYLFLEALLSARENLYMSYIGRSCFDNQPRMPSTLVSELLEYIGRSFILNNTGPVIPGKLEFRLPNCLINQQHLQPFNSAYYLKSNELSSELNNHSYNPIWLPSESIMVQPVSALDVTPPEILDLDSFIRSVCNAQESFYQQTLGLRLPQFNEVAKDEEPFSLDALRRYFYLDEILDANINEQPLSTEQILQRGELPQANVGSLIFEGMEHRVDALAGQVKEQIKGGKSEPIEVALQIENTKIEGWLNHIYLQKQVFYRSASIKAKDLIKGFIYHLAAQSMDQNVETLLLGLDKQISYAPISKADADALLSDWFELYKALRKEPIPFFPVSGYEYVKSGGDIGKAMGKFSPQYIGRGEGENPYIRLTVQSLNDCQEEFIKWSDKLLAPLFEHAKESDHASA, from the coding sequence ATGCTCAATATTATCCAATCAAACCGTATGGAAGCGCTGCAAGCGCAGTTTCATAAGCTGTTAAAAGTAAGCCCATTGCAAAGCCCTTTCGATAAAGAAGTGGTGCTGGTGCAATCGCCGGGTATGTCGCAGTGGTTAAAAATTGGTTTAAGTGAACATTTGGGGATAGCTGCGCAGGTTGATTTTCCGCTGCCATCGAGTTTTATTTGGCAGTTGTATCAACAATTACTGCCAAATGTACCCAAAGAGTCTGCATTTAATAAGCCTAACCTTGCTTGGAAATTATTTGCAATACTACCTAACTGTATTGATGAGCCACTTTATTTGCCGCTAAAAACCTATTTAGAGGGCGATATAGACGGGCAAAAAACGTTTGCGCTGTGCGAAAAAATTGCCGATGTGTACGATCAATATTTAATGTACCGCCCACATTGGATTGCCACCTGGGATAGCGGCAAAGATGAACTTGAGGATGTAGATGTAAACATTGCGCCATGGCAGAGCGACTTATGGCGACGCATTGTAAAACTAAGCAAAGAGCTTGGGCAAAGCCAATTTCACCGCGCTAATATGCAAGGGCAGTTACTTGCAGCACTTGAGACTATGGATGATAGCTTATTACCTAAGCGCATTAGCTTATTTGGTATATCGGCGATTGCCAGTTCTCAGCTTGAAGTATTTGAAGCGCTGAGTAAAAAAACAGACGTGTTTTTATTCTTTTTTAACCCTAGTGAGCATTATTGGGGCGATATAATAGATGAAAAAACCGCTGCAAAGATAGCAGCAAAGTACGCTAAAATGCCGCTTATAGAAGCTCAGCAAAAAAAACAAACTAACCCTGACGAAGAATACTACTTTATAGGTAACCCGCTTTTATCGTCGTGGGGTAAGTTAGGGCGTGATTACTTTGAGCAACTAGTACAACTGGATGCCCGATGGATAGATGGCTTTATAGACGTATTTGACGACACGTTACTTGGGCAAGTTCAAAGTGAAATTTACCAACTTGCGTTTAAGGGGGAGTCTCTTACCGATAACAAAGAGTGGTTTATAAATGATGAAGGCAAACTACCAATAAGCGCAAACGATACCAGTATTACCCTTAGCGATTGCCATACCCCCCTTAGAGAAGTTGAGCGTCTGCACGACTACTTACTTAATTTGTTTAATCAAAACCCGGCGCTTACTCCAAAAGACATTATTGTAATGATGCCCGATGTTGGCACATACAGCCCCTATATTGAGGCCGTTTTTGGTGGCGCACAAGGCAGCCGATATATCCCGTATGCCTTGGCTGATTTAGCCATAGAGCAAGAAAAACCCGTGCTTAGCTCGTTTGCTAGCTTAGCTAACTTACCGTTTTCGCGCTTTGGCGTGTCGGATATTCTTGATTTACTGCAAGTAACGCAAATTGCCGAAAAATTTGGCCTTGAAGCGCACGAGTACGAGCAAATTCAATACTGGCTTGAGCGAGTGGGCGTAAAATGGGGTATAAATGCTGAGCATAAAAGTAGCTTTGACTTACCGGCAATCGATTTAAATACTTGGCAGCACGGGCTTAACCGCTTATTGCTTGGCATAGCGCAGCGCGACGAACAATGCCCGTTTAATGGTATTTATAGCGCCGATGAAGTAGAAGGCATGGCACTTGATACGCTTAATAAGCTGGTGGATTTTATTGATGTGCTGCAAAACTTTAAAGAGCAACTAACACCTGACGACACTCTGACTAATAAAGCGCTTATTTTAAGCGAGTTATTAAACGCTATATACGAAAGTGAAAGTGACGATAGTTGGGATTTATTAGTACTACAAAAAGTACTTGAAGAGTTACAAAAGCATCACGATAACGGCGATTACAGCCAAACTGTGTCGCAGCGCATTGTAAGTTACTTAATCAAACAAGGCATTCAAGAAAAAGGCGTAGGGCAGCGGTTTTTAGTCGGCCAGGTAAACTTTTGTACCTTAATGCCAATGCGCGCAGTACCGTTTAAAGTGGTGTGTATGCTAGGTTTAAACGACGCTGATTACCCGCGTAACGTACAACCTATTGGTTTTGACTTAGTGCCGTACTCTAAAAAACAAAAAGGTGACCGTTCACGTAAATTAGACGACCGTTACTTATTTTTAGAGGCGCTACTTAGTGCCCGCGAAAATTTATACATGAGCTATATTGGGCGCTCATGTTTTGATAATCAACCCCGTATGCCATCAACCTTAGTAAGTGAGCTTTTAGAATACATTGGCCGTAGCTTTATCTTGAATAATACGGGGCCGGTAATTCCTGGCAAGTTAGAATTTAGATTACCAAATTGTTTGATTAACCAGCAACATTTACAGCCCTTTAATAGTGCTTATTATTTAAAAAGTAATGAGCTAAGTAGTGAGCTAAATAATCACAGTTATAACCCTATTTGGCTGCCGAGTGAGTCTATTATGGTACAACCTGTTAGTGCACTTGACGTTACACCTCCTGAAATACTCGATCTAGACAGCTTTATCAGAAGCGTATGCAATGCACAAGAGAGCTTTTATCAGCAAACGTTAGGTTTACGCCTGCCACAATTTAACGAAGTCGCAAAAGACGAGGAACCCTTTAGCCTAGATGCGCTTCGCCGTTACTTTTATCTTGATGAAATACTCGACGCTAATATTAACGAGCAACCACTGAGCACTGAGCAAATATTACAGCGCGGTGAGCTGCCACAGGCTAATGTAGGTAGTTTAATTTTTGAAGGGATGGAGCATCGTGTAGATGCACTTGCAGGGCAAGTTAAAGAGCAAATTAAAGGCGGGAAAAGTGAGCCCATTGAAGTTGCTCTTCAAATAGAAAATACCAAAATAGAAGGCTGGCTAAATCATATTTATCTGCAAAAACAAGTGTTTTATCGAAGCGCCAGCATTAAAGCGAAAGATTTAATTAAAGGCTTTATATACCACTTAGCTGCGCAAAGTATGGATCAAAATGTAGAAACTTTACTGCTTGGGCTTGATAAGCAAATTAGTTATGCGCCAATTAGCAAAGCCGATGCAGATGCCTTGTTAAGTGATTGGTTTGAGCTATATAAAGCGCTTCGCAAAGAGCCAATACCGTTTTTTCCGGTTAGTGGCTACGAGTATGTAAAAAGCGGTGGTGATATAGGCAAAGCTATGGGTAAGTTTAGCCCGCAGTACATAGGGCGAGGCGAGGGCGAAAACCCCTATATTCGCTTAACAGTGCAATCTCTCAATGACTGCCAAGAAGAATTTATAAAGTGGAGCGATAAGTTACTTGCACCATTGTTTGAACACGCAAAGGAGAGTGACCATGCAAGCGCTTAA